The nucleotide window AACACGAGTTGCCAGCCGAACGGATTGAAGAACCATTCGATGTGCGCGTGATCCGGATGGGCCGGCAGGCCGCCGTCATGGATCCAGTTCAGGCAGTAGACGCTGATGGAGAACAGAATGGCCAGCCGTGGATCGAGCCGTGCCAGCGCCATGAAGACCGGGATCATCAGCAGCGCGCCCATATACATCGGCATGATGTCGAAATAGTTCGGCACATAGGTCAGTGTCAGCAGGCCGAGCAGGGCTTTAGGCGTCTCGTTGAAGAAGAAATGCAGGTTCAGGCGACCGATATAGTCCGGCTCGGCGAAGGTCGCATTTCCGGCCAGCATGAGACCGGCGATCAGCAGGAAGATCAGAATGTGAGCAGTGTAAAGCTGCCATATCCGGTAAAGTACGCGGCCGGTTCCGTGCCAGAACCCGGCCTTGATGAAGGTGCCGCCAAAAGCGATGGCAGCGGCGAACCCGGAGCAGAAGACGAACATCTCGGCCGCATCGGAAAAGCCGAACCGCGCCGGAATGAAGTTCGACCAGTGATTCTGTGGGACGTGGGCCACGAAGATGATCAGCATCGCGACTCCTCGAAAGAAATCGAGCCGCGGATCGCGTTGCCGCCGTGTCTTGGTCGGTTGTGTTGTCATTGTCTCCACCCACCGGCAGCGAAAGCCGCATACCGTTACCATCGTGCCACGACGCTAATAAGAGGTGGAATGCCGCGGAACTCCAGTCAATTTGGTATCGCGGTTTTGTGAAGCTTGTTTTGCTGACGTGGAGCTTCTTCCGGACCATTTATCAGGAATGTTGCGGCGGGCAAAAGAACGATGTTCTCTCTCCCGCGATCATAAAAAAGACAATGTCCTGCTCCATTAGAGCAGGGAGGTAATGCGCGGGCAGCGGCACGGCCGTCGTTGATGTCGCGTTGAGTGGCAGCAGGCCGTTGGGGCTAGGGGCTATGGATACAGGACACCGCATGGGGGCAGGTCTTTCG belongs to Nisaea sp. and includes:
- a CDS encoding OpgC domain-containing protein, encoding MTTQPTKTRRQRDPRLDFFRGVAMLIIFVAHVPQNHWSNFIPARFGFSDAAEMFVFCSGFAAAIAFGGTFIKAGFWHGTGRVLYRIWQLYTAHILIFLLIAGLMLAGNATFAEPDYIGRLNLHFFFNETPKALLGLLTLTYVPNYFDIMPMYMGALLMIPVFMALARLDPRLAILFSISVYCLNWIHDGGLPAHPDHAHIEWFFNPFGWQLVFFTGFAISRGWLTPPPFNRTLMAACTIFVVAAAPVSHWWFFVGYQDSLPFLADWRELTLPWRAKTDYGILRFIHFLALAYIVVNLVRGREHLLLHKAFHPIRTVGQQALPVFLLNMWLAQLGGMVLDQLGRSQATWALVNLSGLAIVVLFAYLVTAIKKEWWRAAIETRAAASSERSSPASPVLSPAE